The sequence AACACACTaattaaaaatctattaaaTATGAATAAGCCCCAGTTACATAGTGCCTCACACATACTACACAGTTCTATAATCGTAAGTCACAATACGGGCTTGGAGCCACTGCTATGGTAATTTGACTATTTTAGGAGCGTGTTATCAACAAGAAGGAATGCTAGAGGTCAAACTTACCCAGTTTTGGCGAAGTTTGTCCAGTATGTCATAACAACTGCACTGAGCATGACATCATTCTTGGAAAAGTTACAGTTGAACAATTCTGTTGGGCCAATCATAGGAATGCCAAACACATAAGGGACTTCATCACCATGAGCTGAATCAGCCCAGCTTGGTTTCATTTCACTTTGGCAGTGGTGATAAAATGCATAGAAATATGTTGGAGATCCATACTGGGCATGCAgatcagcagtggcaacagcaggaGCAACCCACTGGTGGTCAGTAAAAAGTGCTACCAGGGTCTTTCGTCTTGTTTCAGGGTTTTCCTTGTCTGCCCAGTCCGTATACATGAATTTAATGGTCTCTCGGAGTGTATCTTTTCCTTCTGGATAACCATATAGATTGTCCACAAAATTGGAGACAGAAAAGTCAAAATCATTGGGAGAAACACCATCTTCATTGTCTACAATGCCATCCACAAATTTTAAACCTTCCCCTTGATTCACACCCAGCATTATATCATAGTTAAGGAATTCGCCTTGCTCCATGAGAATCTGAGGGTCATCTGGAATCACATCTCCATCTATCACAGGGCCAAAGGCAATGTGGTACGTGGCTGGAGTGATGGTCTGTTGAATGAGTTCTTTGTAGTTCTTATTCCTAAGGCATTCAACCAAATCAGTGGTATCCAGCATGTCGCAGCCGACTTTATCTGCCAATATCCGAGTGTACTTGGCAGGCTGATAGTTCACTGCCCAGCTGGACAGGGCTGTTCCACTCTGTATGATTGCCTTTTGGAACAAACCTGCAGGTGCAAATTGTTTAAATGCAAAtcaaattatattaaaaataaaataaaattaaaagcagcttTCACTAAGCAAAGAATGCTTTTGACTAAAGAACGCATATTCCTATATTTCAATTCAGTTTGCATATAATTTTCTcactatttcctttttaaagtgCCTGTAATAGGCTATTAATTTAGATCTCTCTTGTTCTAATTTCTCACATAGAGAAAGAATTAAGGTTTCAGATTATTGTTTCAAGAATAAAACTCATGCTTgtactgcagttttctttttctttaatggaaGTTCCCTGATTTTAGCACAGTGGTAGTGCTGTAAAATTTTTCTGTAAAGGAGTGGCAGCTACAAGCAATCATATCCTCTTTGCCATGTTGATGACTCTCATAAATGCACTCTTCAGTAGTTTAAAGGTCAAACAAAAATTACACActctcatttctttcacagAAGCCATGCATCATTTAATACCAAAAAAATGTGCTCTGCTAAAATCAATTTAATAAGCTTAAGCCCTCTCCTCTGACATCATTTTTCATTACCACCTTGAAGAATATATACATAAAGagcacacatacatatacatatatatatatatacacacatatgaTTGTGTGTAGTGTAAGTACTACCTATATGGtgaattaaaatatgtttgcatGTTTTGGAAGAAtataagacaaaaataaatagttccTTGTGGTTGTTTTAGATGTATTAATATACAAAGCAAACAGAGACTAGGACTGAAGAGCTTCTTTGTGAcaacaaagcactgaaaagcaacTGGAGCTTACTGGAAGATCTGCCTCACCTCCTCTTTCCTAGTAAAGTCAGTAAAAAGACCCATTGTATACTTAAATTAAAATGCACGGGCCTCTTCTGCACAAGATTTCTACAGTCAAACTCTTGAAACACCAAAGACAGCAAGAGCTACAAAAGGATTTGAAGACCTTGAAGTatttacaaggaaaaatgaCTGAGACCAATAAGCCTTTGGTGATAACAACTTACTGCACATATCACAAAATTTCATTGGTTATGCTTTCCATTGTTCCATCTGCTTGTTTTTGGCAGGGCTTACTCAACTGTTACTTACTGCATGTTATTGTGTTACTACCCTAAATTGTCAGAAATAATTCTATGTACTTCCAAATAGCATGTGTTTACCAGCAATCCTTCTACAATGGCTTGCTAGGGCTGAGCCTTCTTCTGTATATTTCTGTATGATAGGAGTAGCATGGTGTTATGAATATGATAGATATTTAGTTGTATTAGGCTTTTTTGACAAGATTATCAGTTCAGGAAGGATACCGTTGTGGGAGGGACCCATATAGAGCAGGGTCTGAGAGTGGCCATGGAGGGGTGGAAAGGATGAAGCATTATGAAATGACTACAGTCTCCATTCCTCATTCTCCTGTGTTGCTCAGGGGGAGGAGGCAGAATAGAATGGATGAGGAGAAGgtgttttttcagtttctcactgCTCTAGTCTGTTATTagtaaaatacaataaattgtATTAGTCTACTTATGACATTAGTCTACTTATGTGGCCTGAGAAGGTAATTGGTGAGtgatctccctgtccttatTCCAACACATAACCTTTTTTATCATATCTTCTCTCTGTCTTCATTTGAGGAGTGTGAGCGAGAGTGGTGCAGTGGAGCATAGTTTCCCACAGTGTGAAaccacagctttttttttttttgtcttctattataattttttttgcattgttcGTGTTACCAATAGGTATCTGTGAGGGCTACactgaaaataatgcttccaattttattatattagcattactttcagagaaaattATGTACATGGTACTAGTTCTATACATTCGTTATATTTTgctggggttttttgtttgtctgtttgtttgtttgtttttcagggtAGAAATTCTGCCAAAATCTTAAAAACTCTGTGTAGGATCCCATAATAACTGTGGGGAGTTATGTAAAATTTTTGAGTAAGTTTGAGTTATGTTGTTAGAAATAATCTAAATACATATTGAGAGGGTAGACAAGAATGTTTATGTTGCCAAATACAAAACTAGAACAATAAATAGTGGGTATTTTACAAAAATTACAGATGTAGTATAGTTCTGTCTACTTGATatggctattttttttattatatatatatattctgctttattttgcttaGTTTTACAAAAGATTACAGAAGAATCATTTTTCCATTACTGTATGCTTTGTTCAGAAGATACTTACCTTCTGAATAGTGAGAGAGTGTCAGAAGACTGACACAGGAAGCTCCTGCCCCAGATCCAAAAATAGTAACTCTTTTTGGGTCTCCTCCAAAAGATCCAATATTTTCTTCAATCCAACGCAAAGCTTGGATTTGGTCAAGCAATCCGTAATTGCCTTTTGCAGCTTGGTCCCCAGTACTTAAAAAACCTATAAGGCAAAAAGGGATAATTTTAGTTCACCAGACACAGAATTGGCTGCAGGATATCCACACATTCACAAAGCatactttcatattttcatcttctgggctattttttcccctttttaaaagGTTACAGTCCTAGTTAAATGTCTCCAGCACAGGCAGTAGAAATAATTCTGTACACTGTttgattttggtttgtttttctctgctgcaaagGTTTTATTTGTgcaaaatcattatttttctgaaataacacCGTATCAGTGAAAATATACAGACTGAAGATATGAAACGTTTAAAGTTGTATGTTATTACGGTACAAAAGCTTAGGAAATTGTTTTTCGATAAAGACAACACACAGCAGTAAATCATACACCAAATCTTCCACTAAGAGCAATGCTCCCTAACACATTCATTTAAATGCTTCCTAACCTGGACCAGCATTCGCCTGACCTACATAGCTCTACAAATCATTCTACTTTTGATAAGAATGGACAtgttcagaaatagaaaataatgaagaaaatagtaaaaggaacaggaaacaatgacaaaaaaatcacactCAAATCTTTCAAAGGGTTTTTATTAGGAAGACAGCAAGTAAACTGTGAACAATTCAGCCATTAGTAGGGAGATTTTATCTGAACTattcaggttttgtttcttttcttggaaacttcaggaaaaactgtgctgctgttttttgttcCTGTACTGCAGTTATCAGATtttagaaacaaagaacaacacaTTTGCTTCTTGTCTTGCTGCTTAGAACGAAATGACCAAAAGACTAGGACCAagattaatttgtttttctgaaaccAACTAATGTGAAACATTAGCCACGCTGCCTATCATTCACAGACTAGACCTTGTGTTACATCACAATTACCACATCAAGTCATGTACTTACGCTTACACTCTTTAACTCCCACAGACTTTCACTGACAGACAACTGGAAGTCAGTAGTCTATAAGAAATACCTTACATGAAATGTCTTACGAGAAATACCTTACATACCAAATATCAAATGGATATTGTCAGGTGGACATCACTGAGTTAGGCTCCGCTGGCAACTACATGTCAAGTCAAAACAAGGGACTCAGTTACTAACATTTACAAGCtatcatttcagaaaattatcCAGAAGGAGGCCTCACAACTCAGGAGATCTAGAGTCCCAGAGCAGTTTGAAAGTGAGATTAACCATCTGCAGCCTTGAGCCACTTCAGCCTGCTATGCCAATGTCTTCTGGTCTGTTGGGGAAGGAGACCTAAGACCCCAAGGAAAAAAGTCCTTGTGGTACATACAAATACTGGCAAagagaaacagatttctttGTACTGTTTGTAGGTATTTTTCAGtgacaggaaggaaggaagttcACTAAGTTTGAGTAACtaaatgactgaaaatggaggaagtggaaaagaaggtgaaagaaaataagaaatcatATGTATTGAACATTCACAGATGCATTTCCATAACGTTTTCTATGATAAAATTTCTAAAATGAGATGCAAATCCAGCCTCAGTATATAAAAGTAATGCCACATAAAGAACTAAACTCTAAATTTATAGCATCACATAGACTACATTATGGTGACATAAATTTCTACATGTAAGATCAGCcataaatgaatgaaaagaattacctttcatataaaaaaatcatatttaattAGCAACTTTAATTGATATTTAATGTcaataaatgtttcatttgttctttatttcttttcaaaaaaacattttatacaaTTACAGTAACATGAATCATAACTTTATGGCTAAATAGCATTTGATATGGCTTTCatataaaacaacaacaaaaatctatAGTAGTGAGAAGCAAGGGAGGGAGAACTGCAGtaacatctttctcttccataccaaagaggaaaaaggaggaaacacACTGTtaatctatctatctatctatctatctatctatctatctatctaacAACTGTCTTCTTTTTCACATGCCTTTATTATCTGTCAAAGAAAGAATAACCCCTTGCTGACTTTGTTTGTTGCAGTTTACCTCCATTTTCTATAATATTTTATAGTTAAGCTTTTATTCAATCTGAACTATGACCTCCCTGGGAGAAAGTGACTGTTGTAACCTTTAAAGCAGCACAGTAATTAATATTCAGATCCTAAACACGTTTCAGCTCTTCTAGCAGTATCAAGATAAAGCTGGTTGATATTTGTGATTTTGAATTCTTTCCAAATGAACTAAAAAGTGACTGAGTAAAACTGCAGTCAATGCAGATATGATGTTAGACAAattaagatttttgtttgtttgtttcaacaGTTCTCTAATGATTCTTACTAATTGCaagagaaatttttcttaatttaaaaactaaGCATCAAGGTAAAGTGTCAGCCCCACATGACAAAAACTGGAATCATAAGTCTGTCTTTTCTTGATGaggatatattttctttcatgttctgTATACTGGATCAAATTTTTTGTTCAAAGCCATTTCAGGCAAGGAGTA is a genomic window of Meleagris gallopavo isolate NT-WF06-2002-E0010 breed Aviagen turkey brand Nicholas breeding stock chromosome 1, Turkey_5.1, whole genome shotgun sequence containing:
- the NLGN4X gene encoding neuroligin-4, X-linked isoform X3 — encoded protein: MVYIHGGSYMEGTGNMIDGSILASYGNVIVVTLNYRLGVLGFLSTGDQAAKGNYGLLDQIQALRWIEENIGSFGGDPKRVTIFGSGAGASCVSLLTLSHYSEGLFQKAIIQSGTALSSWAVNYQPAKYTRILADKVGCDMLDTTDLVECLRNKNYKELIQQTITPATYHIAFGPVIDGDVIPDDPQILMEQGEFLNYDIMLGVNQGEGLKFVDGIVDNEDGVSPNDFDFSVSNFVDNLYGYPEGKDTLRETIKFMYTDWADKENPETRRKTLVALFTDHQWVAPAVATADLHAQYGSPTYFYAFYHHCQSEMKPSWADSAHGDEVPYVFGIPMIGPTELFNCNFSKNDVMLSAVVMTYWTNFAKTGDPNQPVPQDTKFIHTKPNRFEEVAWSKYNPKDQLYLHIGLKPRVRDHYRATKVAFWLELVPHLHNLNEIFQYVSTTTKVPPPDMTSFPYVTRRSPGKLWPATKRPAMTPANNPKHSKDTHKTAPEDTTVLIENKRDYSTELSVTIAVGASLLFLNILAFAALYYKKDKRRHETHRRPSPQRNTTNDIAHIQNEEIMSLQMKQLEHDHECESLQAHDTLRLTCPPDYTLTLRRSPDDIPLMTPNTITMIPNTLTGMQPLHTFNTFSGGQNSTNLPHGHSTTRV